The Verrucomicrobiia bacterium genome window below encodes:
- a CDS encoding prepilin-type N-terminal cleavage/methylation domain-containing protein, protein MNVALSKQSDKGGVQNPAGGRHLRAFTLIELLVVIAIIGILAGLAAPIVSRFGAGDKLSAGGRQLLDDLALARTKAMATRSTVYVVFLPDDILNINLAALPYSTNFLDRTAVTNLSGMTYSGYALFSERSVGDQPGSYTPRYLTKWKELPPGVVVHPYQFIESPALPIRTNYISGQYVTPFSYRNFPFPSAETPATFRLPYLAFNSMGQLVGGQNFRVQVSEARISRQRDPALGDSLIYSPLFPSVIRPDAPTVVFREWETNGINQGVNYTNVTIYAHEIEINWLTGRGKFLQPQIQ, encoded by the coding sequence ATGAACGTCGCTCTCAGCAAACAATCGGACAAGGGCGGGGTGCAGAACCCGGCCGGGGGACGCCATCTGCGTGCCTTCACCTTGATCGAGTTGCTGGTGGTGATCGCGATCATCGGTATTCTGGCGGGTTTGGCGGCGCCGATCGTTTCGCGCTTCGGAGCGGGAGACAAACTCTCGGCAGGCGGTCGCCAGTTGCTGGATGATCTGGCTTTGGCCCGCACCAAAGCGATGGCCACGCGCTCCACTGTATATGTCGTGTTCCTGCCGGATGACATCCTCAACATCAATCTGGCTGCGTTGCCTTACTCCACCAATTTCTTGGACCGGACGGCGGTGACGAATCTTTCCGGCATGACATATAGCGGGTATGCGCTCTTCTCGGAACGTTCCGTTGGGGATCAGCCGGGCAGTTACACACCGCGCTATCTCACCAAATGGAAAGAGCTGCCCCCGGGAGTCGTGGTGCATCCGTATCAGTTCATCGAGAGCCCGGCTCTGCCGATCAGGACGAACTATATCAGCGGCCAGTATGTCACCCCTTTCAGCTACCGGAATTTTCCTTTCCCAAGTGCGGAAACGCCGGCGACCTTCCGGCTGCCATACCTTGCCTTCAATTCGATGGGGCAGCTCGTGGGCGGGCAGAATTTCCGTGTGCAGGTGTCTGAGGCCCGCATCTCGCGCCAGCGCGATCCGGCCTTGGGTGACAGCCTGATTTATTCGCCCCTGTTCCCCTCAGTCATCCGTCCAGATGCACCGACGGTTGTCTTTCGTGAATGGGAGACGAACGGCATCAACCAAGGTGTCAATTATACAAATGTCACGATCTACGCGCACGAGATCGAGATCAACTGGCTGACGGGCCGCGGCAAATTCCTGCAGCCCCAGATACAATGA
- a CDS encoding type II secretion system protein, producing the protein MNLAVTNHIRRQVRQRALTLLELMVAISVLTIIIFGLYSMFDRTQKAFLETTTQKDVLEGGRNFMEMMVRDLEQMHAANIYGRTNLYIHPIVLSSGNQINGFRQNSMVGSNLFTNLVQEFFFLTKTSQWTGIAYYVGQTSTNYGDEMLYTNLGVGTLRRYSYTTNDYYHNSSDLFANYYTNNNPNAAQLVADGVIHLALRAYDSYGSNVDTSNYSFTNTFLPAYLELEVGVLEPKVLLQARSMPNPSVQRAFLQETTNRSSAVHIFRTRIPVRNAN; encoded by the coding sequence ATGAACCTAGCCGTCACCAACCATATTCGCCGCCAAGTCCGCCAGCGCGCTCTGACGCTGCTGGAGCTCATGGTGGCCATAAGCGTGCTGACGATCATCATCTTCGGTCTCTACTCGATGTTCGACCGGACGCAGAAGGCGTTCTTGGAGACGACCACGCAGAAGGATGTGCTGGAAGGCGGGCGCAATTTCATGGAAATGATGGTGCGTGATCTGGAGCAGATGCATGCGGCCAACATCTACGGACGGACGAACCTCTACATCCACCCGATCGTCCTGAGCAGCGGCAACCAGATCAACGGCTTCCGCCAGAACTCGATGGTGGGCAGCAATCTTTTCACAAATCTGGTGCAGGAGTTTTTCTTCCTTACCAAGACATCGCAATGGACGGGCATCGCGTATTATGTCGGGCAGACCTCCACTAATTATGGTGATGAGATGCTCTATACGAATCTCGGGGTGGGAACGTTGCGCCGCTATTCCTACACCACGAACGATTACTATCACAATTCAAGCGATTTGTTCGCCAACTACTATACCAACAACAATCCGAATGCGGCCCAGCTGGTCGCTGATGGGGTGATCCATCTCGCTTTGCGGGCTTACGATTCGTACGGGTCCAATGTGGATACGTCCAATTATTCGTTCACGAACACCTTCCTGCCAGCCTATCTGGAACTGGAAGTGGGAGTGCTGGAGCCGAAGGTGCTGCTGCAGGCACGCAGTATGCCGAACCCCAGCGTGCAGAGGGCATTTTTGCAGGAAACAACCAACCGCTCCAGTGCCGTACATATATTTCGCACGCGCATCCCGGTGCGGAACGCCAACTAA
- a CDS encoding prepilin-type N-terminal cleavage/methylation domain-containing protein: MKLSQKHGKNRGAFTLIEMLVVIAIIGILAGITFPVVKGVMVKRAKAGAKAQIENLDTLINSYHAQFNSYPLDNPDLSLPKRNAVHPLYYELMGSTFNSTMSRYETVSENILENEVRNHFKQDGLRNVTHDANNPESPKSKTFLESLNSTDVESLRTIDGANIRLLKARVKDVEMNMITNASGSLFNPVRYVSTNPTNNQGRFDLWIEFEVGGNRYRASNWEKDVITLERAPQ; encoded by the coding sequence ATGAAGCTGAGCCAAAAACACGGGAAAAACAGGGGAGCGTTCACGCTCATCGAGATGCTGGTGGTGATCGCCATCATCGGTATCCTGGCGGGGATCACGTTTCCTGTGGTCAAGGGAGTGATGGTCAAGCGTGCCAAAGCCGGTGCCAAGGCCCAGATCGAAAATCTGGACACGCTTATCAATTCCTATCACGCCCAGTTCAACAGTTACCCGTTGGACAATCCGGACCTGAGCCTGCCCAAGCGCAATGCCGTGCATCCGCTCTATTACGAGCTGATGGGTTCCACCTTCAATTCTACGATGAGCCGTTATGAAACGGTGTCTGAAAACATCTTGGAAAATGAAGTGCGCAATCACTTTAAACAGGATGGCCTGCGCAACGTGACGCATGATGCGAACAACCCCGAGTCTCCCAAGTCCAAGACCTTCCTTGAATCCCTCAATTCCACCGATGTGGAGAGCCTCCGTACGATTGACGGGGCGAACATCCGTCTCCTCAAAGCCCGCGTGAAAGACGTGGAGATGAACATGATCACGAATGCCAGCGGATCCTTGTTCAATCCTGTACGTTATGTCTCCACGAATCCGACGAACAATCAGGGGCGGTTCGATCTGTGGATCGAGTTTGAAGTGGGCGGCAACCGTTACCGGGCCAGCAACTGGGAGAAGGACGTGATCACTTTGGAAAGAGCGCCGCAATAA
- the dacB gene encoding D-alanyl-D-alanine carboxypeptidase/D-alanyl-D-alanine-endopeptidase yields the protein MRHPSQVFSALLITTCLCWFNAVRAQAQTNSATSSDQLKQRLTQFVQQPRFASSQWGIQIKSLDTGKLVFEHDSQKRLKPASNNKLYTGALALEELGPDYRIITSIAAKKKPSKSGTLSTDLVIIGRGDFSFSSRFHEGDREAALRPLIDAIVSTGIKRIHGDIVADESFFRGPSFGNAWTWDDLQYYYGAEVSACTYQDNTVDLAITPGKKLGDTAHIELKPFTPLLQFINRVQTAATNARASITVTREPGSNLVTVTGRVPLGGKAVEEAVTVPRPALWFAQAVKDALIKRGIPVKGDVRRITADDKAGSLSKPDDLIELTSVSSPPMRELVKHMMKPSQNLYAQLLLLQVAARHADHAKDLSATTEDIGVRRMSAFMQKIGVTAGDVLIEEGSGLSRGALVTPRATVKLLEYMAKHTYKDAYLDSLPIAGKDGTLRLRMKGTLAEGNVQAKTGSLRYVNALSGYVTNRTGERFVFSLLSNAHIAPVNGPSARNDLDQIVLWLAESGFKTVK from the coding sequence ATGCGTCACCCAAGCCAAGTCTTCTCCGCCCTGCTGATCACCACCTGTCTCTGCTGGTTCAATGCCGTGCGGGCGCAAGCACAGACAAACTCCGCCACCTCATCCGACCAGCTCAAACAACGCCTTACGCAATTCGTGCAGCAACCTCGCTTCGCCTCCTCCCAATGGGGCATCCAGATCAAATCCCTCGATACGGGCAAGCTGGTGTTTGAGCATGATTCGCAGAAACGCCTGAAACCTGCATCCAACAACAAACTCTATACAGGTGCGCTGGCTTTGGAGGAATTAGGACCGGACTACCGCATCATCACTTCTATCGCCGCAAAAAAGAAACCTTCCAAGAGCGGCACGTTAAGCACCGACCTCGTCATCATCGGACGCGGTGATTTCTCTTTCTCCTCCCGCTTCCACGAGGGCGATCGCGAAGCTGCATTGCGCCCGCTTATCGACGCGATTGTGTCTACTGGCATCAAGCGCATTCATGGCGACATCGTGGCCGATGAAAGCTTCTTTCGCGGTCCCTCCTTCGGCAATGCGTGGACGTGGGATGATCTGCAATATTATTACGGTGCCGAAGTCTCCGCCTGCACGTATCAAGACAACACCGTGGACCTTGCCATCACGCCCGGCAAAAAACTGGGCGATACTGCGCACATCGAACTGAAACCGTTCACACCTTTGCTGCAATTCATCAATCGCGTGCAGACCGCCGCGACGAATGCGCGCGCTTCCATTACTGTCACGCGTGAGCCGGGCTCCAACCTTGTTACCGTTACGGGTCGCGTGCCTTTGGGCGGCAAGGCCGTGGAAGAAGCCGTCACCGTGCCCCGCCCTGCCCTGTGGTTCGCGCAAGCGGTGAAAGATGCGCTGATCAAGCGTGGCATCCCAGTGAAAGGCGACGTGCGCCGCATCACCGCGGATGACAAAGCGGGCAGTCTCAGCAAGCCGGATGATTTGATCGAACTCACCAGCGTTTCCTCCCCGCCGATGCGAGAACTGGTGAAGCACATGATGAAGCCCTCACAAAATCTCTACGCGCAACTGCTCCTCCTCCAAGTCGCCGCGCGTCATGCGGATCACGCGAAAGATTTATCCGCCACCACTGAAGACATCGGCGTGCGTCGCATGAGTGCCTTCATGCAAAAGATCGGTGTGACCGCTGGCGATGTATTGATCGAAGAAGGCTCTGGCCTTTCACGCGGCGCACTCGTCACGCCACGCGCCACGGTGAAGTTGCTCGAATACATGGCCAAGCATACTTACAAGGACGCTTACCTCGATTCACTGCCCATCGCAGGGAAAGATGGCACGTTGCGTCTGCGTATGAAAGGCACGCTCGCGGAAGGCAACGTACAGGCAAAGACCGGTTCACTGCGTTATGTGAATGCGCTCTCCGGTTATGTGACCAATCGCACCGGCGAACGCTTCGTCTTCTCCCTACTCTCTAACGCACACATCGCGCCGGTGAATGGACCATCGGCACGGAATGATCTGGATCAGATTGTCCTGTGGTTGGCGGAGTCGGGGTTTAAGACGGTGAAGTAG
- a CDS encoding CopG family antitoxin, whose translation MSLHAITNWEDVPLFDREEAEADFWASTRADLRLMETSVVPFSESSESVTITLRIDPRMLARIKRLARSRYLNYQSMIKQWLSERMEQELGER comes from the coding sequence ATGAGCCTGCACGCCATCACAAACTGGGAAGATGTGCCGCTGTTCGACCGCGAAGAGGCCGAGGCGGATTTTTGGGCCAGTACGCGGGCCGATCTCCGGCTCATGGAAACGTCCGTGGTGCCGTTCTCCGAATCATCGGAGTCCGTCACCATCACCTTGCGTATCGACCCGCGCATGCTGGCGCGCATCAAGCGTTTGGCGCGTTCCCGCTACTTGAACTACCAGAGCATGATCAAGCAGTGGTTAAGCGAGCGGATGGAGCAGGAACTGGGAGAGCGTTGA
- a CDS encoding tRNA threonylcarbamoyladenosine dehydratase produces the protein MNDYEARFGGIARLYGREMLYRLRQSHACVVGVGGVGSWAVEALARTGVGELTLIDLDEVCISNTNRQLPALASKIGQPKVEVLKERVLAINPECRVNATLKFFTATTAEELLAISYSGVLDAIDSLKHKALLIAECHKRNIPIVVSGGAGGRRDPTALRYADLSEATYDRLLQQTRKLLRQNYGFPGGKKPMKVDCVFSPEQPMFPQSDGSVCEVREEGTDTKMNCESGYGAATFVTGAFGFAAAAKLVEKILAQKA, from the coding sequence ATGAATGACTACGAAGCCAGATTCGGTGGCATCGCCCGTTTATACGGGCGTGAAATGCTGTACCGGTTGCGTCAATCTCACGCCTGTGTGGTTGGCGTTGGCGGTGTCGGTTCGTGGGCAGTCGAAGCCTTGGCACGGACGGGTGTAGGCGAGCTTACCCTTATTGACTTGGATGAGGTTTGCATCAGTAACACCAATCGTCAGCTCCCTGCCCTCGCCTCCAAGATCGGCCAACCTAAAGTGGAAGTCCTCAAGGAACGCGTTCTCGCCATCAATCCCGAATGCCGGGTCAATGCCACCTTGAAGTTCTTTACCGCCACAACTGCCGAAGAGCTTCTGGCCATCTCCTACTCCGGCGTCTTGGACGCCATCGACAGTCTCAAGCACAAAGCCCTGCTCATCGCCGAATGTCATAAGCGCAACATACCCATCGTCGTCTCAGGCGGTGCGGGTGGCCGCCGTGATCCCACCGCACTTCGTTATGCCGATCTCAGCGAAGCGACCTATGACCGGCTCCTGCAACAGACTCGGAAACTCCTCCGCCAGAACTATGGTTTTCCCGGCGGTAAAAAACCGATGAAGGTGGATTGCGTATTCTCTCCCGAACAGCCGATGTTCCCGCAAAGCGATGGCTCCGTCTGCGAAGTCCGCGAGGAAGGCACCGATACGAAAATGAACTGCGAAAGCGGCTATGGTGCGGCGACGTTCGTCACCGGAGCTTTCGGCTTCGCCGCCGCAGCGAAGCTGGTGGAAAAGATACTGGCGCAGAAAGCCTGA
- a CDS encoding efflux RND transporter periplasmic adaptor subunit — translation MLKPARSLFFALPLVAVTGLVLTGCKQSGGDAPPPQPPTGVIFGKPVIEAVEDTVTAVGSIEANERVEIKPEVSGLIQTILFKEGDLVKKGAKLFELDSSKEAAQVAQVKAEEDLARQNADRAKQLAGTKAISQQEVDQLASQVNVRKATRQVEEERLADRVLYAPFDSIAGPRMVSLGQFVNAGGTLVTLVDLSKVKITFRIPERQLAHVKVGQEARVRVGAYGDKVFTGKVDLINPEVDATTRTAQIRLLAENAEGLLKPGMFARVELVTGRRDNGVVIPEGALVAGLESFSVYVVTNGTARVQPVKLGVRMPGKVEIASGLVVTQEIVVSGTQKLVDGANVVHSPDAPAEGTNAPATAPAAAPATNSPAAK, via the coding sequence ATGTTGAAACCTGCCCGTTCCCTGTTTTTCGCGTTGCCGCTCGTCGCGGTCACCGGTCTGGTCCTGACCGGGTGCAAGCAATCTGGTGGTGATGCCCCACCGCCGCAACCGCCCACCGGCGTGATCTTCGGCAAGCCCGTCATCGAAGCTGTGGAAGATACCGTCACTGCCGTCGGTTCCATCGAGGCCAATGAACGCGTCGAGATCAAGCCGGAGGTGTCCGGCCTCATCCAGACCATCCTCTTCAAAGAAGGTGATTTGGTGAAGAAAGGCGCGAAACTGTTCGAGCTGGATTCCAGCAAGGAAGCCGCGCAAGTCGCCCAGGTGAAGGCTGAGGAAGACCTCGCCCGCCAAAACGCTGATCGCGCCAAACAACTCGCGGGCACGAAGGCCATCTCCCAACAGGAAGTGGACCAACTCGCCAGCCAGGTGAATGTGCGCAAGGCCACGCGTCAGGTGGAGGAAGAACGCCTCGCCGATCGCGTACTTTACGCGCCGTTTGATAGCATCGCCGGTCCGCGCATGGTGAGCTTGGGGCAATTCGTCAACGCAGGTGGCACTCTCGTCACGCTCGTGGATCTCTCCAAGGTGAAGATCACCTTCCGCATCCCGGAACGCCAGCTCGCTCATGTGAAAGTGGGACAGGAAGCACGCGTCCGCGTGGGTGCATATGGTGACAAGGTGTTCACCGGCAAGGTGGATCTCATCAATCCCGAAGTCGATGCCACCACGCGCACGGCGCAGATCCGTTTGCTCGCGGAGAATGCAGAAGGCTTGCTCAAGCCCGGCATGTTCGCCCGTGTGGAACTGGTCACAGGCCGTCGCGATAATGGCGTGGTCATTCCGGAAGGCGCACTCGTCGCCGGTCTGGAATCCTTTTCCGTCTATGTCGTCACCAATGGCACGGCTCGCGTGCAACCGGTGAAACTCGGTGTGCGCATGCCCGGCAAGGTGGAGATCGCCTCCGGCCTCGTCGTCACGCAAGAGATCGTCGTAAGCGGCACCCAGAAACTTGTTGATGGTGCCAACGTGGTGCACAGCCCGGATGCTCCGGCGGAAGGCACCAATGCCCCTGCAACGGCTCCGGCTGCTGCTCCTGCCACCAATTCCCCGGCTGCCAAATAA
- a CDS encoding tetratricopeptide repeat protein has product MDAIEPPDIHHLNAARGWLELGNAEESWLELEEILPRWNEHPDVLNLLWDLYAAEKAWPKALATARQMVTRYPDSVAGWIHQSYALHEMKQTMEARDALSKAVGRFPKEGTIPYNLACYECQLGEINTAKRWLALVEKVLGKEVLKEMATDDDDLQPLWDYVKSL; this is encoded by the coding sequence GTGGACGCGATCGAGCCGCCTGACATACATCATTTGAATGCCGCCCGGGGCTGGTTGGAACTGGGCAATGCGGAGGAATCGTGGCTTGAGCTTGAGGAGATATTGCCGCGTTGGAACGAACATCCCGATGTGCTAAACCTCCTGTGGGATCTTTATGCAGCAGAGAAAGCCTGGCCCAAGGCGCTTGCAACCGCACGCCAGATGGTCACGCGTTATCCCGATAGCGTCGCCGGTTGGATCCACCAATCCTACGCACTACATGAGATGAAGCAGACCATGGAAGCGCGGGATGCGCTTTCAAAAGCGGTCGGCCGTTTTCCAAAAGAAGGCACCATACCTTACAATCTGGCGTGCTACGAGTGCCAGCTAGGGGAGATCAATACGGCCAAACGCTGGCTGGCCTTGGTGGAAAAGGTCTTGGGAAAAGAAGTGCTGAAGGAGATGGCCACAGACGATGATGACCTGCAGCCTTTGTGGGATTACGTGAAAAGCTTGTGA
- a CDS encoding type II secretion system protein — MKAKVKFSGMRGNTRGFTLIEMLVVIAIIAILAGMLIPALSNAKKRAQIARTKNEISQLEQSIIAFKATYSIWPMDADNRGAGQPDFTYGTSGLLLPDSSPEYTGSDVVVNNFVGRQTNNAAIMPILMGQAHTMHNPNHLNNPQKKEYINPKRASADRLAGLGPTDNVYRDVWKNPFFITIDANYDGVTQDGFYSRMGVSLKDPSVTTDPNGQNGLFSKSGNPSNNDFVFRGPVMIWSKGPDAKSDPNISADAGVNTDNVLSWK, encoded by the coding sequence ATGAAAGCAAAAGTGAAATTTTCGGGCATGAGGGGAAATACTCGCGGCTTCACGCTGATCGAGATGCTGGTGGTCATCGCCATCATCGCCATTCTGGCGGGCATGTTGATCCCGGCCTTGAGTAATGCCAAAAAGAGAGCCCAGATCGCACGGACCAAGAACGAGATTTCACAGTTGGAACAGTCCATCATCGCGTTCAAGGCCACCTATAGCATCTGGCCGATGGATGCGGACAATCGCGGTGCGGGCCAGCCGGACTTCACCTATGGCACCTCAGGATTATTACTGCCGGACAGCTCGCCAGAGTACACCGGCTCGGATGTGGTGGTGAACAATTTCGTGGGGCGGCAAACCAATAACGCCGCGATCATGCCCATCCTCATGGGGCAGGCGCATACGATGCACAACCCCAATCACCTGAACAACCCGCAGAAGAAGGAATACATCAATCCCAAACGCGCGTCCGCAGATCGTCTGGCCGGTTTGGGACCCACGGATAACGTATACCGTGATGTGTGGAAGAATCCCTTTTTCATCACCATTGACGCGAACTATGATGGTGTGACCCAGGACGGCTTCTACTCCCGCATGGGCGTTTCGCTCAAGGACCCGAGCGTCACCACCGATCCCAACGGTCAGAACGGTCTCTTCAGCAAATCCGGCAATCCCAGCAATAATGATTTCGTGTTCCGCGGGCCCGTGATGATCTGGAGCAAAGGGCCGGATGCCAAATCCGATCCGAACATCTCCGCTGATGCAGGTGTGAACACGGACAACGTCCTGAGCTGGAAATAA
- a CDS encoding TetR/AcrR family transcriptional regulator: MSRPSSKDAILDAAESVVRESGAVHMTLDAVAERAGISKGGLLYNFPTKESLLEAMIARQVGKCEAQRAEAALQAGGDAAMKLRSYVDAAFQVEGGMRETCAPLLAAGANNPKLLDPVRAHYRRVFKEFQDSDVDFDDAMMVMMAADGLWLLEMLQIFPLDDAQRARFHAKLLAMSDQTVQIRFKN, encoded by the coding sequence ATGAGCCGCCCAAGTTCCAAGGACGCCATTCTCGACGCCGCTGAGTCGGTCGTGCGGGAGTCCGGTGCTGTCCATATGACCCTTGATGCGGTGGCCGAACGGGCTGGTATCTCCAAAGGCGGCTTGCTCTACAACTTCCCCACCAAAGAATCCCTGCTGGAAGCCATGATTGCTCGCCAAGTGGGCAAGTGCGAAGCCCAACGGGCGGAAGCTGCTCTCCAAGCCGGTGGTGATGCTGCCATGAAACTGCGCTCATATGTGGATGCCGCGTTTCAGGTGGAAGGCGGCATGCGTGAGACCTGCGCTCCCCTCCTCGCCGCCGGGGCGAACAATCCCAAGCTGCTTGATCCCGTGCGTGCCCATTATCGCCGGGTGTTCAAGGAGTTCCAGGATTCCGATGTCGATTTTGATGACGCCATGATGGTGATGATGGCGGCCGATGGTTTGTGGCTCCTGGAGATGCTGCAAATCTTCCCCTTGGACGATGCCCAGCGTGCGCGCTTTCATGCGAAGCTGCTCGCCATGTCCGATCAGACGGTCCAGATCCGCTTTAAAAACTAG
- a CDS encoding efflux transporter outer membrane subunit, with protein sequence MPKKVLNRRQLSAATMALVAGILATSCKLGPEYTRPKVEAPEAWRWKTAEPKDHVPRGEWWTVFNDPALNELQAKAAEDNLSLQAAFQRVEQARANARVSRSSFYPSVNGGANWARYRTSANAPAPIPFPVPSFTQSQWTVPFDLSYEVDLWGKVKRSFQYSQQLALSSVAAHQTVLLGLQADVALNYFALQSLDREIELLNRAIELRREALKIFDQRLGAGIGSEFEVQRAKVEVASAEADLGAAQRNRAAIINTLALLCGTTASKFEVKVTQGPAKIPQIAPDLPSSLLERRPDVAAAERDMAAKLHQIGIAQAASFPSVRLTAGGGYLSGELTDLFDWNSRTWSLGPGVTIPIFAGGRNKANVERTRATYEESVLNYKQSILVAFKEVEDSLSALQFLSGEAHSRNEAANAATSAAKLSLDRYGAGSINFLEVIDSENARLINELARVRVANEQVLGTVRLIKALGGGWE encoded by the coding sequence ATGCCCAAGAAGGTATTGAACCGACGTCAGCTTTCTGCCGCCACGATGGCCTTGGTGGCTGGAATACTTGCCACTTCGTGCAAACTTGGTCCCGAATACACCCGCCCCAAGGTGGAAGCCCCCGAAGCCTGGCGCTGGAAGACCGCCGAGCCGAAGGACCACGTGCCACGTGGTGAATGGTGGACAGTCTTCAACGACCCCGCCCTGAACGAACTGCAAGCGAAGGCAGCGGAAGATAACCTCTCCCTCCAAGCCGCGTTCCAACGCGTGGAGCAAGCCCGCGCGAACGCTCGCGTCTCGCGTTCCAGCTTTTATCCTTCGGTGAATGGCGGCGCAAACTGGGCGCGCTATCGCACGTCCGCGAATGCGCCCGCGCCTATCCCCTTCCCCGTGCCGAGCTTCACGCAGTCGCAATGGACGGTGCCGTTCGATCTCAGCTACGAGGTCGATCTGTGGGGCAAGGTGAAGCGCTCGTTCCAGTATTCGCAGCAACTCGCGCTCAGCTCCGTGGCCGCGCATCAGACGGTGTTGCTCGGTCTGCAAGCAGATGTGGCATTGAACTACTTCGCGCTGCAATCGCTGGATCGTGAGATCGAATTGTTGAATCGCGCCATCGAGTTGCGTCGGGAAGCGCTGAAAATTTTCGATCAACGCCTTGGCGCAGGCATCGGCAGTGAATTTGAAGTGCAACGCGCGAAAGTGGAAGTCGCCTCGGCGGAAGCGGACCTTGGTGCTGCGCAACGCAATCGTGCGGCGATCATCAACACGCTCGCCCTGCTCTGCGGCACGACGGCTTCGAAGTTCGAAGTCAAAGTCACGCAAGGACCGGCGAAGATCCCGCAGATCGCGCCCGACTTGCCGTCCAGCTTGCTGGAGCGTCGTCCGGACGTGGCGGCTGCTGAGCGTGATATGGCAGCGAAGCTGCACCAGATCGGTATCGCGCAAGCCGCGAGCTTCCCTTCTGTGCGCCTCACAGCCGGTGGCGGTTATCTGAGCGGTGAGTTGACCGATCTCTTTGATTGGAACAGCCGCACTTGGTCACTCGGACCGGGCGTCACGATTCCAATCTTCGCCGGTGGTCGTAACAAAGCGAACGTGGAGCGCACGCGCGCGACGTATGAAGAGAGCGTGCTAAACTACAAGCAAAGCATCCTCGTCGCGTTCAAGGAAGTGGAGGACAGCCTCTCCGCCCTGCAATTCCTCAGCGGCGAAGCGCATTCCCGCAATGAAGCCGCGAATGCTGCCACCTCTGCGGCGAAGCTCTCGCTGGATCGTTATGGCGCTGGCTCCATCAACTTCCTCGAAGTGATCGATTCTGAAAACGCCCGGCTCATCAATGAGCTGGCGCGTGTCCGTGTAGCGAATGAACAAGTCCTCGGCACCGTCCGGCTCATCAAGGCCCTCGGCGGTGGCTGGGAATAA